A single Pseudanabaenaceae cyanobacterium SKYG29 DNA region contains:
- a CDS encoding Uma2 family endonuclease has protein sequence MTITPQTKPIVYPDSDGQPMADNTKQFRWIVTIKENLEYLFRQDERVFVAGDLLWYPVEGRPDIRTAPDVMVVFGRPKGDRGSYKQWQEDNIAPQVVFEVLSAGNTIREMNRKLFFYNHYGVEEYYIYDPDSNQLEGLQRQGEGLRQVEEINGWVSPRLGIRFELTAETLNLYDPQGEVFLTPVQIRERAEQERHRAEQERLRAEQEAQRAEQERLRAEQEAQRAGQEKLRADRFAAKLRELGLDPDTIV, from the coding sequence ATGACCATAACACCACAAACCAAACCGATCGTTTACCCCGACAGCGACGGACAACCCATGGCAGACAACACCAAACAATTCCGCTGGATTGTCACCATCAAAGAAAACCTGGAATACTTGTTCCGCCAGGATGAGAGAGTATTTGTGGCGGGGGATTTGCTTTGGTATCCCGTAGAAGGTCGTCCCGACATCCGCACCGCTCCCGATGTGATGGTAGTTTTTGGCAGACCGAAAGGGGACAGAGGTTCCTACAAACAGTGGCAAGAAGACAACATTGCTCCTCAGGTAGTGTTTGAAGTTTTGTCGGCAGGCAACACTATCAGAGAGATGAACCGCAAATTATTCTTCTACAACCACTACGGTGTGGAAGAGTACTACATCTATGACCCCGACAGCAATCAGTTGGAAGGTTTGCAGAGGCAGGGTGAGGGCTTGAGGCAAGTGGAGGAAATTAATGGGTGGGTCAGTCCCAGGTTGGGTATCAGGTTTGAGTTGACGGCAGAGACGCTGAATTTGTATGACCCGCAGGGGGAGGTATTTTTGACCCCTGTGCAGATACGGGAGCGAGCTGAACAGGAAAGGCACAGAGCAGAGCAAGAGAGGCTGAGAGCGGAACAAGAGGCGCAACGGGCGGAGCAGGAAAGACTCAGAGCAGAACAGGAAGCCCAACGGGCAGGGCAGGAAAAACTCAGAGCCGATCGCTTCGCTGCCAAACTGCGGGAGTTGGGACTAGACCCCGACACAATCGTTTGA
- a CDS encoding MgtC/SapB family protein: MTGREFIIRLAVAFLLGAILGLERQWRQRLAGLRTNTLVATGAALFVMLSVLTPGDSSPTRVAAQVVSGIGFLAGGVILREGLTVRGLNTAATLWCAAAIGSLAGSGMFLEATAGTLAVLLANLVLRPLGYRINQQPLKGTELELCYRCEVVCRSQDEAHVRALLLQSLGSSKLRLRALASEDLEDKTDRVKVEAQIVTQEQSDALLEQVVSRLSLEPGVVAVRWRIIEQEFG; the protein is encoded by the coding sequence GTGACTGGCAGAGAGTTTATCATCCGTCTAGCGGTGGCTTTCCTTTTGGGAGCGATTTTAGGTTTAGAGCGGCAGTGGCGGCAACGCCTGGCAGGGCTACGTACAAACACTTTGGTGGCAACGGGAGCAGCTTTGTTTGTCATGCTCTCTGTCCTTACCCCTGGTGATTCTAGCCCCACACGAGTCGCAGCCCAAGTGGTTTCTGGTATTGGCTTTTTAGCAGGGGGTGTGATTTTACGGGAAGGACTAACCGTAAGGGGACTCAACACCGCAGCCACTTTGTGGTGCGCAGCCGCGATCGGTAGTTTAGCAGGCTCAGGCATGTTTCTTGAGGCAACAGCAGGTACGTTAGCAGTTTTGCTAGCAAATTTAGTTTTGCGTCCCTTAGGCTATCGCATCAACCAGCAACCCCTCAAAGGCACGGAATTAGAACTCTGCTATCGCTGTGAAGTGGTCTGCCGTAGTCAGGATGAAGCCCATGTGAGGGCATTATTACTGCAATCTTTGGGTAGTAGCAAACTGAGACTGCGTGCTCTTGCTAGTGAAGATTTGGAAGACAAAACCGATCGGGTCAAGGTAGAAGCACAGATTGTGACGCAGGAACAGAGCGATGCCCTTTTAGAACAAGTTGTCAGTCGTCTGAGTTTGGAACCGGGGGTAGTAGCTGTGCGCTGGCGGATTATCGAACAGGAATTTGGCTAA
- a CDS encoding Uma2 family endonuclease encodes MTITPQTKPIVYPDSDGQPMADNTKQFRWIVTIKENLEYLFRQDERVFVAGDLLWYPVEGRPDIRIAPDVMVVFGRPKGDRGSYKQWEEDNIAPQVVFEVLSPGNTIREMNRKLFFYNHYGVEEYYIYDPDGNDLAGLQRQGGELRDIEEMNGWVSPRLGIRFELTAETLNLYDPQGE; translated from the coding sequence ATGACCATAACACCACAAACCAAACCGATCGTTTACCCCGACAGCGACGGACAGCCCATGGCAGACAACACCAAACAATTCCGCTGGATTGTCACCATCAAAGAAAACCTGGAATACTTGTTCCGCCAGGATGAGAGAGTATTTGTGGCGGGGGATTTACTTTGGTATCCCGTGGAAGGTCGTCCTGATATTCGTATTGCTCCTGATGTCATGGTGGTCTTTGGCAGACCGAAAGGGGACAGAGGTTCCTACAAACAGTGGGAAGAAGACAACATTGCTCCTCAGGTCGTGTTTGAAGTTTTGTCGCCAGGCAACACCATCAGAGAGATGAACCGCAAATTATTCTTCTACAACCACTATGGTGTGGAGGAGTACTACATCTATGACCCTGATGGGAATGACCTGGCTGGACTGCAGCGGCAGGGGGGTGAGTTGAGGGACATTGAAGAGATGAACGGGTGGGTGAGTCCGCGATTGGGGATAAGGTTTGAGTTGACGGCAGAGACACTGAATTTGTACGACCCGCAGGGGGAG
- the tkt gene encoding transketolase — MAVATQSIEQLCINTIRFLAIDAVEKAKSGHPGLPMGAAPMAFVLWDQFLKFNPKNPKWVDRDRFVLSAGHGCMLQYALLHLTGYDSVTLDEIKNFRQWGSKTPGHPENFETEGVEVTTGPLGQGVGNAVGLAIAEAHLAARFNKPGHTIVDHYTYVILGDGCNMEGVASEAASLAGHLKLGKLIMLYDSNHISIDGSTDLAFTEDVGKRYEAYGWHVQKVADGNHDLEAIATAIANAKAVTDKPSLIIVETTIGYGSPKKAGSEKVHGAPLGGDEVIATRQNLGWEYEPFVIPEDALKRFRQAIDKGAKAEAEWNARFAEYEKAYPAEAAEFKRIMAGELPVGWEKALEPVTQMEKSTRLLSEACLNALAGVIPELLGGSADLAHSNMTYLKGMPDFQAGSYEGRNFRFGVREHGMGAILNGMTLHGGLIPYGATFLVFADYMKAAIRLSALSKVGVIYVMTHDSIMLGEDGPTHQPIETLASLRATPNLLVYRPADANETVASYIVAIRERKRPTILAFTRQNVKNIPGTSVEGAQKGGYIVEDAVNPDLILIATGSELALAVQAAAKLREEGKAVRVVSLPCWEIFEEQSQEYKESVLPSSCRKRVAIEAGATFGWHKYTGFDGAIVGIDTFGASAPGAVCYEKFGFTVDNVLAACHRVLGA; from the coding sequence ATGGCAGTGGCAACTCAATCTATCGAACAACTTTGTATCAACACTATCCGCTTCCTCGCCATTGATGCGGTAGAAAAAGCTAAGTCCGGGCACCCTGGTCTGCCCATGGGAGCAGCACCGATGGCTTTTGTCCTGTGGGATCAATTCCTCAAGTTCAATCCCAAAAACCCCAAGTGGGTCGATCGGGATCGGTTTGTCCTCTCGGCGGGGCACGGCTGTATGTTGCAGTACGCCCTCCTACATTTGACGGGGTACGACAGCGTTACTCTGGATGAAATTAAAAACTTTCGGCAGTGGGGCAGTAAAACCCCCGGTCACCCCGAAAACTTTGAAACGGAGGGGGTAGAGGTCACCACCGGTCCTTTGGGACAGGGAGTAGGTAACGCCGTAGGTCTAGCCATTGCGGAAGCCCATCTTGCCGCCCGCTTCAACAAACCAGGGCACACGATCGTTGACCATTACACCTATGTCATTTTGGGGGACGGCTGCAACATGGAAGGAGTCGCTTCTGAGGCAGCTTCCTTAGCGGGTCACTTAAAGTTGGGCAAGCTGATCATGCTCTATGACAGCAATCACATCTCCATCGACGGCAGCACTGACCTAGCATTTACTGAAGATGTGGGCAAGCGCTACGAAGCCTATGGTTGGCACGTCCAAAAAGTAGCTGACGGTAACCATGACCTGGAAGCTATTGCTACAGCCATCGCCAATGCTAAAGCTGTCACCGACAAGCCCAGTCTGATTATTGTGGAGACCACGATCGGTTATGGTTCCCCCAAGAAGGCAGGGAGCGAAAAAGTGCATGGTGCGCCCCTCGGTGGTGATGAAGTGATAGCCACTAGACAAAATTTGGGCTGGGAGTATGAACCCTTTGTCATTCCTGAAGATGCTCTCAAACGGTTTAGACAAGCGATCGATAAGGGAGCAAAAGCGGAAGCAGAGTGGAATGCCCGTTTTGCCGAGTATGAAAAAGCCTATCCCGCTGAAGCTGCCGAATTTAAGCGCATCATGGCAGGGGAATTACCTGTAGGGTGGGAAAAAGCCCTAGAACCCGTCACCCAGATGGAAAAATCCACCCGCTTACTCTCAGAAGCTTGCTTGAATGCTTTAGCAGGCGTTATTCCGGAACTGTTAGGAGGGTCAGCCGACCTAGCCCACTCCAACATGACCTACCTCAAGGGTATGCCTGACTTCCAGGCTGGTTCCTACGAAGGGCGCAACTTTCGCTTTGGTGTACGGGAACATGGCATGGGAGCAATCCTCAACGGCATGACACTCCATGGTGGCTTAATTCCCTACGGCGCTACCTTCCTGGTCTTTGCGGATTACATGAAAGCCGCCATTCGCCTATCTGCCCTGTCCAAAGTAGGCGTTATCTATGTGATGACCCATGACTCCATTATGCTGGGAGAAGACGGACCTACTCACCAACCGATCGAGACCCTGGCTTCTCTCCGTGCCACTCCCAACTTGTTAGTTTACCGTCCTGCCGATGCCAATGAAACGGTGGCTTCCTACATAGTGGCCATCAGAGAGCGCAAACGGCCTACCATCCTGGCATTCACGCGCCAAAACGTGAAAAACATCCCTGGTACTTCGGTAGAAGGAGCGCAAAAGGGCGGCTACATCGTAGAAGACGCAGTTAATCCCGACCTAATTTTGATTGCTACCGGCTCAGAACTGGCTCTCGCTGTCCAAGCAGCTGCCAAGTTGCGAGAAGAAGGCAAGGCTGTGCGGGTAGTCTCTCTGCCCTGTTGGGAAATCTTTGAAGAACAATCCCAGGAATACAAAGAAAGCGTCTTACCTTCCAGTTGTCGCAAACGGGTTGCCATTGAAGCAGGCGCTACCTTTGGCTGGCACAAGTATACTGGTTTTGATGGCGCGATCGTGGGCATCGACACCTTTGGTGCCTCCGCTCCTGGTGCTGTTTGTTATGAAAAATTCGGCTTCACGGTCGATAACGTATTAGCAGCTTGCCACCGCGTTTTGGGAGCATAG
- the serA gene encoding phosphoglycerate dehydrogenase, which translates to MPKVLVSDPIDQAGIKILSQVATVDVKTGLSPAELQSIIGDYDAIMIRSGTRLTREVIEAGKNLKIIGRAGVGVDNVDVPTATRMGIVVVNSPEGNTIAAAEHTLALMLSLSRYIPDANFSIKSGEWDRKSFTGVELYKKTLGIIGLGKIGSHVATVARSLGMKLLAYDPYITTDRAEQLGVTLVELEILIRESDFITLHIPKTKETQHLINRDRLALMKPTARIINCARGGIIDEVALAEALQEGRIAGAALDVYENEPLAPDSPLLKIGKNLVLTPHLGASTEEAQTNVAIDVAEQIRDVLLGLPARTAVNIPGLRPEVWQKLKPYLQLAEMLGNLVSQLAGGRVESLDVKLQGELAHGETQPIVVAALKGLLSPALRERVNFVNASIEAKERGIRVTETRDATVEDYSGSIHLTAQGSQGQQSVAGAILSRSELRITNINGFPINVAPSQYMLLTLHRDMPGIIGAIGSLLGNFNVNIASMQVGRRMVRGDAVMVLNIDDPLPEGLREEILKVQGVRDAYVVNL; encoded by the coding sequence ATGCCTAAAGTCCTTGTCTCTGACCCCATCGACCAAGCAGGAATCAAAATTTTGTCCCAGGTGGCAACCGTAGATGTGAAAACGGGTCTTTCCCCCGCAGAGCTGCAATCCATCATTGGTGATTACGATGCCATCATGATCCGATCGGGCACCCGTCTTACCAGGGAAGTAATTGAAGCAGGCAAAAATCTCAAAATCATCGGTCGGGCGGGGGTCGGGGTGGATAACGTGGATGTACCCACAGCTACCCGCATGGGGATTGTAGTCGTCAATTCGCCGGAAGGAAACACGATCGCGGCGGCAGAACATACCTTAGCTCTTATGCTCTCCCTATCCCGTTACATTCCTGATGCTAACTTCTCCATCAAAAGCGGTGAGTGGGATAGAAAAAGTTTCACAGGTGTAGAACTCTACAAAAAAACCCTAGGCATCATTGGCTTGGGCAAAATCGGTTCCCATGTGGCAACGGTAGCTCGCTCCCTGGGCATGAAACTCCTTGCCTATGACCCCTACATCACTACGGACAGGGCAGAACAGTTGGGGGTAACCCTCGTGGAACTGGAGATTCTCATCCGCGAATCTGATTTTATTACCCTCCACATCCCCAAGACCAAGGAAACCCAACACCTAATTAACCGCGATCGGCTGGCTCTCATGAAGCCCACTGCCCGCATTATCAACTGTGCTAGGGGGGGCATTATCGATGAAGTGGCACTGGCGGAAGCTTTGCAGGAAGGACGGATTGCGGGGGCAGCCCTTGATGTCTACGAAAATGAACCTCTAGCACCAGATTCCCCTCTCCTCAAAATTGGCAAAAACCTTGTACTCACTCCCCACCTGGGGGCATCCACGGAAGAGGCACAGACTAATGTGGCGATCGATGTGGCAGAGCAAATCCGCGATGTCCTTTTAGGGCTGCCTGCCCGTACTGCCGTTAATATCCCTGGGCTGCGCCCTGAAGTGTGGCAAAAACTCAAGCCCTATCTCCAACTAGCGGAAATGCTGGGTAACCTGGTCTCCCAACTGGCAGGGGGTAGGGTGGAATCCCTCGATGTAAAACTGCAAGGGGAACTCGCCCACGGCGAAACCCAACCGATCGTGGTTGCTGCCCTCAAGGGTCTCCTCTCCCCTGCGCTGCGGGAAAGGGTGAACTTTGTCAATGCCTCCATCGAAGCTAAGGAGCGGGGAATCAGGGTGACAGAAACCAGGGATGCCACCGTGGAAGACTACAGCGGGTCAATCCATCTGACAGCCCAAGGCTCCCAGGGGCAGCAATCCGTGGCAGGGGCGATTTTGAGCCGATCAGAACTGCGCATTACCAACATCAACGGCTTTCCCATCAACGTCGCTCCTAGTCAGTACATGTTGCTGACCCTCCACCGCGATATGCCAGGTATCATTGGCGCGATCGGGTCGCTGCTGGGCAACTTCAACGTCAACATTGCTAGTATGCAGGTGGGTAGACGCATGGTGCGGGGGGATGCCGTGATGGTGCTCAACATCGATGACCCCCTACCCGAAGGACTGCGGGAGGAAATCCTGAAGGTGCAAGGAGTACGGGATGCCTATGTTGTCAATTTGTAG
- a CDS encoding Uma2 family endonuclease, whose amino-acid sequence MVTVRKGGEQIVYPDSDGQPMADNTKQFRWIVTIKENLEYLFRQDANVFVAGDLLWYPVESRPDIRTTPDVMVVFGRPKGDRGSYKQWEEDYIPPQVVFEILSPGNTLKEMTHKLLFYNRHGVEEYYIYDPDKNELTGLQRQEGELSTIDNINEWISPRLGIRFRLTPETLNIYDSQGNPFLIPVQMRERADRLAAKLRELGLDPDRIV is encoded by the coding sequence ATGGTCACAGTGAGAAAAGGCGGTGAGCAAATAGTTTACCCCGACAGCGATGGTCAGCCCATGGCAGACAACACCAAACAATTCCGCTGGATTGTCACCATCAAAGAAAACCTGGAATACTTGTTCCGCCAGGATGCGAATGTGTTTGTGGCAGGAGATTTACTCTGGTATCCCGTAGAAAGTCGTCCCGACATCCGCACCACTCCTGATGTCATGGTTGTGTTCGGTAGACCCAAGGGCGATAGAGGTTCCTACAAACAGTGGGAAGAAGACTACATTCCCCCCCAGGTGGTGTTTGAAATCCTCTCCCCAGGCAATACCCTCAAAGAAATGACTCACAAGTTACTGTTTTACAATCGCCACGGTGTAGAAGAGTACTATATCTATGACCCTGATAAGAACGAACTGACGGGGCTGCAAAGACAAGAGGGCGAGTTAAGCACGATCGATAACATCAATGAGTGGATAAGTCCAAGACTTGGTATTCGCTTCCGTCTGACTCCTGAGACTCTTAATATCTACGATTCCCAAGGCAATCCCTTCCTAATACCAGTACAGATGAGAGAAAGAGCCGATCGGTTGGCTGCCAAACTGCGAGAATTGGGACTAGACCCCGACAGGATTGTTTGA
- a CDS encoding anthranilate synthase component I, whose amino-acid sequence MTDWYWECIKGHFSAQTVWERLFATAPISTVLEDCSNFSIVAGNPLQTWQPSLGSVLDCLGQVLVGQALVQQALVRQAHQTGVVPNYLPFTGGYLGWFGYDLAWEIENLPYLKQDDLPFPVAFWYEPQEFIVIDHQRRELWLATTNPQALPELVTKIQQPLNLEFPPAECGEITFIPDRSAFCRMVEIAKQHIAKGDIFQANLSVRFTTTYGGSGWQIYRRLHQINPSPFACYWRTPWGEIISCSPERLLRIRDNIAETRPIAGTVPKTADPQFDAQALLNSCKDVAEHIMLVDLERNDLGKVCRWGTVEVNELLVQEYYSHVVHLVSNVRGEIRPECSWVDVVKAVFPGGTITGCPKVRAMEIIETLEPQRRSLFYGSCGYLDRRGYLDLNILIRTMLKHNDRVWGQVGAGIVADSDPPKEWLESLQKAKAQISALHCSLLPHHGISR is encoded by the coding sequence GTGACGGACTGGTATTGGGAATGTATTAAGGGTCATTTCTCTGCTCAAACTGTCTGGGAAAGGCTATTTGCCACTGCTCCTATTTCCACTGTTTTGGAAGATTGTTCTAATTTCTCGATCGTGGCGGGCAATCCTCTGCAAACCTGGCAACCCAGTTTGGGTAGTGTATTGGATTGTTTGGGTCAGGTGCTGGTTGGACAAGCTCTGGTTCAACAAGCTCTGGTTCGACAAGCTCACCAGACAGGAGTGGTGCCTAATTATTTGCCCTTTACTGGGGGTTATTTGGGTTGGTTTGGTTATGACTTGGCTTGGGAGATTGAAAATTTGCCTTACCTAAAACAAGATGACCTCCCTTTCCCCGTGGCTTTCTGGTATGAACCCCAAGAATTCATTGTCATCGATCACCAACGCCGGGAACTATGGCTAGCTACTACTAATCCCCAAGCACTGCCAGAGCTGGTAACTAAAATTCAACAACCGTTGAACTTAGAATTTCCTCCTGCTGAATGTGGTGAAATTACATTTATCCCCGATCGGTCTGCTTTCTGCCGTATGGTGGAAATAGCTAAACAACATATTGCTAAGGGGGATATTTTTCAAGCTAACTTGTCAGTGCGATTTACAACTACCTATGGGGGTTCCGGTTGGCAAATCTATCGCCGGTTACATCAAATCAACCCCTCTCCCTTTGCCTGCTATTGGCGGACTCCCTGGGGGGAAATCATTAGTTGCTCTCCTGAACGATTGCTACGAATTCGGGACAATATTGCCGAAACCCGACCGATCGCTGGTACTGTCCCCAAAACCGCTGACCCCCAATTTGATGCCCAAGCTCTCCTCAATTCCTGCAAAGATGTAGCGGAACACATTATGCTAGTGGACTTGGAAAGAAATGACCTGGGCAAGGTATGTCGCTGGGGTACGGTAGAGGTAAATGAACTGTTGGTGCAGGAATACTACAGTCATGTGGTGCATTTAGTTAGCAATGTGCGGGGGGAAATCAGACCAGAATGCTCTTGGGTGGATGTGGTAAAAGCTGTTTTCCCCGGTGGCACGATCACTGGCTGCCCCAAAGTGAGGGCGATGGAAATTATTGAAACCCTAGAACCCCAGCGGCGCAGCCTGTTTTATGGCTCCTGTGGTTACCTCGATCGCCGTGGCTACCTCGACCTCAATATCCTCATTCGTACTATGCTCAAACACAACGATCGGGTGTGGGGACAGGTGGGAGCAGGTATCGTTGCCGACAGTGACCCGCCAAAAGAATGGCTGGAATCCCTCCAGAAAGCTAAAGCCCAGATTAGCGCCCTCCATTGCTCCCTTTTACCCCATCATGGTATAAGCAGATAG